The Ciona intestinalis unplaced genomic scaffold, KH HT000068.2, whole genome shotgun sequence genome contains a region encoding:
- the LOC101242203 gene encoding sushi, von Willebrand factor type A, EGF and pentraxin domain-containing protein 1 isoform X29, with protein sequence MWNPLAVVIVVCLLLLEVSAYPHCGVSHLSRRPCGRPAIDRFNCLQRGCCYDRNAVHINIRCYYKASTLSFGNQVIGPSTTPTSTPVTTQTTSAAPSASQLIMQSLALITSNGADYTTALALLAREILGTNVYSTIEFAQKYGDDYLLLQIISAAEGKSPPNQAKLLHHGGENGYPGSQVLSQCSPQNRNNTCGNPFYTTRSSCLRWNCCWDFASRSCYHSTNNIIYMRRRCPPGFTNPPKCIEINECLSNPCMNNGVCVDKINGYKCICPISPAGPNCEIYCATPQSPRNGAVTPVKQFYNANDIVRYSCNVGYDLFGRSENVCTRSGQWSTSTPHCLEACGKPTDIANGRYSPVLTPPYYKINQVVTYACDANYVLQGSPVIICQINGQFTQTRASCIPVVVKCSNPPALLNGQFISAIEYAVNAQVRYTCNTGYRLDNSDVITCQTSGQFTSLTAVCTKVCTTPPTLANGDFTVKNNANQYDINTVLTYTCNSGYRLDNSPTITCQASGQFTALTAVCTRVIKCTNPPALMNGLYSPQQNSYSVNDVITYTCNNGYKINNSPTITCQASGQFTALAATCTKVCSTPPTLANGDFTVKNNANQYDINTVLTYTCNSGYRLDNSPTATCQASGKFTALTAVCTKVCSTPPTLANGDFTVKNNANQYDINTVLTYTCNSGYRLDNSATVTCQASGQFTALTAVCTTVCLIPPPLPNGAYSPTRNPVIFNVNEIITYTCNANFKLKGSNTVRCETNGQYTTLAATCASDDKCGGPPLLTNGEYSPVKTPLEYNINENVVYTCNSGYRLDNSDTITCQAANQWSTLSAVCTKVCLTPPTLTHGSYTPVNNPLKYDINTVLTYTCGSGFLLENSDKITCTSTGQWSALAATCTRVCTAPPALANGDYSPKNNPVVYRIGDTVTYTCGSGYTLSSSATSTCQSTGQWVAPTATCVKVCLTPPSLTNGAYMPVTAEYAVHAVVTYTCNNGYKLENVNSISCPASGTWPALPTTCTRICSTPPTLANGDFTVKNNANQYDINTVLTYTCNGGYRLDNSPTITCQASGKFTALAATCTKVCSTPPTLANGDFTVKNNANQYDINTVLTYTCNSGYRLEKSPSITCQASGKFTSLGAVCTKVCTTPPTLANGDFTVKNNANQYDINTVLTYTCNSGYRLDNSPTATCQASGQFTKLTAVCTKVCSTPPTLTNGDFTVKNKANQYDINTVLTYTCNGGYRLDKSPTITCQASGKFTSLGAVCTRVCTTPPTLANGDFTVKNNANQYDINTVLTYTCNSGYRLEKSPTVTCQASGKFTSLAAVCTTVCSTPPTLANGRFTVKNNANQYDINTVLTYTCNSGYRLDNSATITCQASGQFTSLAATCTKVCSTPPTLANGDFTVKNNANQYDINTVLTYVCNSGYRLDNSATITCQASGKFTALAATCTKVCTTPPTLANGDFTVKNNANQYDINTVLTYTCNSGYRLDNSATVTCQASGQFTALAATCTKVCTTPPTLANGDFTVKNNANQYDINTVLTYTCNSGYRLDNSATVTCQASGQFTSLAATCTKVCTTPPTLANGDFTVKANQYDINTVLTYTCNSGYRLDNSATATCQASGQFTTLTAVCTKVCSTPPALTNGDFTVKNNANQYDINTVLTYTCNSGYRLDNSATVTCQASGQFTTLTAVCTKVCSTPPTLANGDFTVKNNANQYDINTVLTYTCNSGYRLDNSATVTCQASGQFTSLAAVCTKVCSTPPTLANGDFTVKNNANQYDINTVLTYTCNSGYRLDNSATITCQASGQFTSLAATCTRVCSTPPTLANGDFTVKANQYDINTVLTYTCNSGYRLDNSATVTCQASGQFTSLAATCTKVCSTPPTLANGDFTVKNNANQYDINTVLTYTCNSGYRLDNSATVTCQASGQFTSLAATCTKVCTTPPTLANGDFTVKNNANQYDINTVLTYTCNSGYRLDNSATVTCQASGQFTSLAATCTRVCLTPPTLANGDFTVKNNANQYDINTVLTYTCNSGYRLDNSATVTCQASGQFTALTAVCTRVCSTPPTLANGDFTVKNNANQYDINTVLTYTCNSGYRLDNSATITCQASGQFTAFTAVCTKVCTTPPTLANGDFTVKNNANQYDINTVLTYTCNSGYRLDNSATVTCQASGQFTSLAAVCTLICGEPPIPANGVYAVVKTPPIFNIGDQISYSCNNGFILQGTRVNTCFEHWFV encoded by the exons ATGTGGAATCCATTGGcggttgttattgttgtgtgTTTATTACTATTAGAAGTTTCAGCTTACCCGCATTGTGGTGTCTCTCACTTATCACGAAGACCATGCGGTCGTCCAGCCATTGACCGGTTTAATTGCTTACAACG CGGTTGTTGCTACGACAGAAATGCGGTTCATATCAATATTCGGTGTTATTATAAAG CTTCAACGCTCTCTTTCGGCAACCAAGTGATCGGGCCTTCAACAACACCAACATCAACACCGGTTACAACCCAAACCACATCGGCGGCTCCATCCGCAAGCCAACTAATCATGCAATCCCTCGCCTTGATTACTTCTAACGGCGCTGATTACACGACGGCGCTCGCGTTACTGGCGAGAG AGATTCTTGGAACGAATGTTTACAGTACGATAGAGTTTGCTCAAAAGTATGGAGACGATTATCTACTCTTGCAAATAATCA GTGCAGCAGAAGGAAAATCTCCCCCCAACCAAGCCA AGTTATTGCACCACGGCGGCGAAAATGGATATCCAGGAAGTCAAGTTCTTTCCCAATGCAGTCCACAGAACCGGAATAATACTTGCGGTAATCCTTTCTACACAACCAG atcGAGTTGCCTGCGATGGAACTGTTGTTGGGACTTCGCTTCAAGAAGTTGCTACCATTCCACGAATAACA TTATTTACATGAGACGTCGATGTCCACCTGGTTTTACAAACCCACCAAAATGCATTG aaataaatgaatgtttgTCAAACCCATGTATGAACAACGGTGTGTGTGTGGACAAGATTAATGGATATAAATGTATCTGCCCAATCTCCCCTGCTGGTCCAAATTGTGAAATAt ATTGCGCTACACCCCAAAGTCCCAGAAATGGAGCTGTGACCCCAGTTAAGCAGTTTTACAACGCAAACGATATTGTAAGATATTCGTGTAATGTTGGATACGATTTATTTGGAAGATCAGAAAATGTTTGCACAAGAAGTGGGCAGTGGTCGACTTCAACACCCCACTGCTTGGAAG CTTGTGGCAAACCAACCGATATCGCAAATGGTCGATACTCTCCTGTATTAACCCCACCATACTACAAGATCAACCAAGTTGTAACATATGCTTGTGATGCAAACTATGTACTGCAAGGATCTCCTGTTATTATATGCCAGATAAATGGACAATTCACGCAAACACGAGCTTCTTGCATACCag ttgttGTAAAATGTAGCAACCCACCAGCATTGTTAAATGGACAGTTTATTTCTGCAATTGAATACGCTGTCAATGCACAAGTGAGGTATACTTGTAATACTGGTTATAGACTTGATAACAGCGATGTTATTACGTGTCAAACTAGTGGACAGTTCACTTCACTCACTGCTGTCTGTACTAAAg tttgtaCAACACCACCTACACTGGCCAATGGGGATTTTACTGTGAAGAATAATGCAAACCAATATGATATCAACACTGTATTAACATATACATGCAACAGTGGTTATCGACTGGATAACAGCCCAACAATTACATGTCAAGCTAGTGGACAATTTACTGCTTTAACTGCCGTTTGTACTAGAG TTATAAAATGCACCAACCCTCCTGCACTGATGAATGGACTATACAGCCCACAACAGAATTCATACAGTGTGAATGATGTTATCACGTACACTTGTAATAATGGGTACAAGATTAACAATAGTCCAACCATAACATGCCAAGCTAGTGGACAATTTACTGCACTTGCTGCCACTTGTACTAAAG tTTGTTCAACACCCCCTACACTGGCCAATGGAGATTTTACTGTGAAGAATAATGCAAACCAATATGATATCAACACTGTATTAACATATACATGCAACAGTGGTTATCGACTGGATAACAGTCCAACAGCAACATGTCAAGCTAGTGGAAAATTTACTGCTTTAACTGCTGTTTGTACAAAAG tttgttcAACACCACCTACACTGGCCAATGGAGATTTTACTGTGAAGAATAATGCAAACCAATATGATATCAACACTGTATTAACATATACATGCAACAGTGGTTATCGATTGGATAACAGTGCAACAGTAACATGTCAAGCTAGTGGACAATTTACTGCTTTAACTGCTGTTTGTACAACAG TTTGTTTGATCCCACCCCCATTACCCAATGGAGCATATTCACCAACCAGAAACCCTGTAATTTTTAATGTGAATGAAATCATTACATATACTTGTAATGCTAATTTCAAATTGAAAGGAAGCAACACAGTAAGATGTGAAACAAACGGTCAATACACGACACTTGCTGCTACTTGTGCTTCAG ATGATAAATGTGGAGGTCCACCTTTACTCACTAATGGTGAATACAGTCCTGTGAAGACCCCACTTGAATACAACATTAATGAGAATGTAGTTTATACATGCAACAGTGGTTATCGCTTGGATAACTCAGACACCATAACATGCCAAGCTGCAAATCAATGGTCAACATTATCCGCAGTTTGCACAAAAG TTTGTCTCACCCCTCCCACGCTGACACATGGTTCATACACCCCTGTAAACAATCCACTTAAGTATGATATCAACACGGTACTAACATATACTTGTGGAAGTGGATTTCTTCTTGAAAACAGCGACAAAATAACTTGTACATCCACTGGACAATGGTCCGCACTAGCTGCAACATGCACAAGGG TTTGCACAGCACCTCCGGCGCTTGCTAATGGAGACTATTCTCCAAAAAACAACCCAGTTGTTTATCGCATTGGTGATACTGTAACTTACACTTGTGGTAGTGGATACACTCTCAGCAGCAGTGCTACAagcacctgtcaatcaactgGCCAATGGGTGGCTCCTACAGCTACTTGTGTTAAAG TTTGTTTGACGCCACCTTCATTAACAAATGGAGCATACATGCCCGTCACTGCAGAGTATGCCGTACATGCTGTAGTCACCTACACTTGCAACAATGGATATAAATTAGAGAACGTTAATTCTATATCCTGCCCTGCTAGTGGAACTTGGCCAGCATTGCCAACTACATGCACTAGAA TTTGTTCAACACCACCTACACTGGCCAATGGAGATTTTACTGTGAAGAATAATGCAAACCAATATGATATCAACACTGTATTAACATATACATGCAACGGTGGTTATCGACTAGATAACAGTCCAACAATTACATGTCAAGCTAGTGGAAAATTTACTGCACTTGCGGCTACTTGTACTAAAG TCTGTTCAACACCACCTACACTGGCCAATGGAGATTTTACTGTGAAGAATAATGCAAACCAATATGATATCAACACTGTATTAACATATACATGCAACAGTGGTTATCGACTGGAAAAGAGTCCATCAATAACATGTCAAGCTAGTGGAAAATTTACTTCACTTGGAGCAGTTTGCACTAAAG tttGTACAACCCCACCTACACTGGCCAATGGAGATTTTACTGTGAAGAATAATGCAAACCAATATGATATCAACACTGTATTAACATATACatgcaacagtggttataGACTGGATAACAGTCCAACAGCAACATGTCAAGCTAGTGgacaatttacaaaattaactgCTGTATGTACTAAAG TCTGTTCAACACCACCTACACTTACCAATGGAGATTTTACTGTGAAGAATAAAGCAAACCAATATGATATCAACACTGTATTAACATATACATGCAACGGTGGTTATCGACTAGATAAGAGTCCAACAATAACATGTCAAGCTAGTGGAAAATTTACTTCACTTGGAGCAGTTTGTACACGTG TTTGTACAACCCCACCTACACTGGCCAATGGAGATTTTACTGTGAAGAATAATGCAAACCAATATGATATCAACACTGTATTAACATATACATGCAACAGTGGTTATCGACTGGAAAAGAGTCCAACAGTAACATGTCAAGCTAGTGGAAAATTTACTTCACTTGCAGCTGTTTGTACAACag TATGTTCAACGCCACCTACATTAGCCAATGGACGTTTTACTGTGAAGAATAATGCAAACCAATATGATATCAACACTGTATTAACATATACATGCAACAGTGGTTATCGATTGGATAACAGTGCAACAATAACATGTCAAGCTAGTGGCCAATTTACTTCGCTTGCAGCTACTTGTACTAAag TTTGTTCAACACCACCTACACTGGCCAATGGAGATTTTACTGTGAAGAACAATGCAAACCAATATGATATCAACACTGTATTAACATATGTATGCAACAGTGGTTATCGACTGGATAACAGTGCAACAATAACATGTCAAGCTAGTGGAAAATTTACTGCACTTGCAGCTACTTGTACAAAAG TTTGTACAACACCACCTACACTGGCCAATGGAGATTTTACTGTGAAGAATAATGCAAACCAATATGATATCAACACTGTATTAACATATACATGCAACAGTGGTTATCGATTGGATAACAGTGCAACAGTAACATGTCAAGCTAGTGGACAATTTACTGCATTAGCAGCTACTTGTACAAAAG TTTGTACAACACCACCTACACTGGCCAATGGAGATTTTACTGTGAAGAATAATGCAAACCAATATGATATCAACACTGTATTAACATATACATGCAACAGTGGTTATCGACTGGATAACAGTGCAACAGTAACATGTCAAGCTAGTGGACAATTTACTTCACTTGCAGCTACTTGTACTAAAG TATGTACAACACCACCTACACTGGCCAATGGAGATTTTACTGTGAAGGCAAACCAATATGATATTAACACTGTATTGACATATACATGCAACAGTGGTTATCGACTGGATAACAGTGCAACAGCAACATGTCAAGCTAGTGGACAATTTACAACATTAACTGCTGTTTGCACAAAAG TCTGTTCAACACCACCTGCACTGACCAATGGAGATTTTACTGTGAAGAATAATGCAAACCAATATGATATTAACACTGTATTAACATATACATGCAACAGTGGTTATCGACTGGATAACAGTGCAACAGTAACATGTCAAGCTAGTGGGCAATTTACTACATTAACTGCTGTTTGTACCAAag TTTGTTCAACACCACCTACACTGGCCAATGGAGATTTTACTGTGAAGAATAATGCAAACCAATATGATATCAACACTGTATTAACATATACATGCAACAGTGGTTATCGACTGGATAACAGTGCAACAGTAACATGCCAAGCTAGTGGACAATTTACTTCGCTTGCAGCTGTTTGTACTAAAG TTTGTTCAACACCACCTACACTGGCCAATGGAGATTTTACTGTGAAGAATAATGCAAACCAATATGATATCAACACTGTATTAACATATACATGCAACAGTGGTTATCGACTGGATAACAGTGCCACAATTACATGTCAAGCTAGTGGACAATTTACTTCGTTGGCAGCTACTTGTACCAGAG TATGTTCAACACCACCCACACTGGCCAATGGAGATTTTACTGTGAAGGCAAACCAATATGATATTAACACTGTATTAACATATACATGCAACAGTGGTTATCGACTGGATAACAGTGCAACAGTAACATGTCAAGCTAGTGGACAATTTACTTCACTTGCAGCTACTTGTACTAAAG TTTGTTCAACACCACCTACACTGGCCAATGGAGATTTTACTGTGAAGAATAATGCAAACCAATATGATATCAACACTGTATTAACATATACATGCAACAGTGGTTATCGACTGGATAACAGTGCAACAGTAACATGTCAAGCTAGTGGACAATTTACCTCGCTTGCAGCTACTTGTACTAAAG tttgtacAACACCACCTACACTGGCCAATGGAGATTTTACTGTAAAGAATAATGCAAACCAATATGATATCAACACTGTATTAACATATACATGCAACAGTGGTTATCGACTGGATAACAGTGCAACAGTAACATGTCAAGCTAGTGGACAATTTACTTCACTTGCAGCTACTTGTACCAGAG TTTGTTTAACACCACCTACACTGGCCAATGGAGATTTTACTGTGAAGAATAATGCAAACCAATATGATATCAACACTGTATTAACATATACATGCAACAGTGGTTATCGACTGGATAACAGTGCAACAGTAACATGTCAAGCTAGTGGGCAATTTACTGCTTTAACTGCTGTTTGTACAAgag TTTGTTCAACACCACCTACACTGGCCAATGGAGATTTTACTGTGAAGAATAATGCAAACCAATATGATATCAACACTGTATTAACATATACATGCAACAGTGGTTATCGACTGGATAACAGTGCAACAATAACATGTCAAGCTAGTGGACAATTTACTGCTTTTACTGCTGTCTGCACTAAAG TTTGTACAACACCACCTACACTGGCCAATGGGGATTTTACTGTGAAGAATAATGCAAACCAATATGATATCAACACTGTATTAACATATACATGCAACAGTGGTTATCGACTGGATAACAGTGCAACAGTAACATGTCAAGCTAGTGGACAATTTACTTCACTTGCAGCTGTTTGTACATTAA tttgtgGTGAACCACCTATACCAGCCAATGGAGTTTACGCTGTTGTTAAAACTCCCCCAATATTCAACATTGGAGACCAGATATCTTACTCATGTAACAACGGATTCATCTTGCAAGGCACAAGAGTAAATACATGCTTTGAACACTGGTTTGTTTGA